In Lycium ferocissimum isolate CSIRO_LF1 chromosome 11, AGI_CSIRO_Lferr_CH_V1, whole genome shotgun sequence, a single genomic region encodes these proteins:
- the LOC132035861 gene encoding histone-lysine N-methyltransferase CLF has translation MSALSDDSQSDSQTQRLNDLKIVSPEEATVEPDDVLSVIDSLKRKIASERANYIKKRVEGNTQKLENLTKGLYNLARERKCLENFGADRRVDLLSKRQKDAIDMQNGIDTSNGDDDSNSSEDDGYATSAILLGSSIAVKNAVRPIKLPEVKRIPPYTSWIFLDRNQRMTEDQSVVGRRRIYYDQNGGETLICSDSDEEVLEEEEEKKVFAEPEDYMLRMTIEKVGLSATVLDLLGQCLSRKPSEVKARYEDLVEGDNADTSKNEYMESSLDLYLAKDLDAALDSFDNLFCRRCLVFDCRLHGCSQDLIFPAEKQLPWYSSNADMEPCGPNCFSLAKKFESNATVISPQCASHGEKSVLPSDVANNTQMPGRKHVSRRLKSSQGEGAPNAKNISESSDSEIRPVNDVTSNERSSSPSKSKSDSKDGSNKRNSKRIAEHVLVAIKKRKKKMEVLESDSVASGSLGSKDLNLHSISRKENEDASPSSQKAQCHSAKKSRRKNSPALDSKNSLQGKAFGCQLIEASSEKPATNCDDALRKNEYVGENNCKQEIDGTKSWRPIEKALFEKGLEMFGRSSCLIARNLMNDLKTCWEVFQYMNNSGNKLLSGAGDGMDDILEGGSNGDGQEIMGNEPRRRSRFLRRRGRVRRLKYTWKSAGYHAIRKRISERKDQPCRQFNPCGCQGPCGKECSCIVNGTCCEKYCGCPKSCKNRFRGCHCAKSQCRSRQCPCFAAGRECDPDVCRNCWISCGDGTLGVPPQRGDSHECRNMKLLLKQQQRVLLGRSDVSGWGAFLKNTVGKHEYLGEYTGELISHREADKRGKIYDRENSSFLFNLNDQFVLDAHRKGDKLKFANHSPVPNCYAKVMMVAGDHRVGIFANERICAGEELFYDYRYEPDSAPAWARKPEASGTRKEDAAPSSGRARKHT, from the exons ATGTCGGCGTTGTCCGATGACTCTCAATCGGATTCCCAAACCCAACGATTAAATGATCTAAAG ATTGTTTCTCCTGAAGAAGCAACTGTAGAACCTGATGACGTATTATCAGTTATTGATTCTTTGAAGAGAAAAATTGCTTCTGAACGTGCTAATTATATAAAG AAAAGGGTAGAAGGAAATACACAAAAGTTGGAGAATCTGACAAAGGGTCTTTATAATTTGGCAAGAGAGAGAAAATGTCTTGAAAATTTTGGTGCTGACAGAAGAGTTGATCTGCTATCGAAAAGGCAGAAAGATGCAATTGATATGCAAAATGGCATCGATACCAGTAATGGAGATGATGATAGTAATAGCTCTGAAGACGATGGATACGCCACTTCTGCAATTCTTTTAGGATCAAGTATTGCAGTCAAGAATGCTGTACGTCCCATTAAACTTCCAGAAGTAAAAAGAATCCCTCCATATACTTCGTGGATATTTTTGGATAG AAATCAGAGAATGACAGAGGATCAATCTGTGGTTGGTCGTAGAAGAATTTATTATGACCAGAATGGTGGGGAAACTTTAATTTGTAGTGATAGTGACGAAGAAgtacttgaagaagaagaagaaaagaaggtgTTTGCAGAGCCCGAAGATTATATGCTGCG AATGACTATTGAAAAAGTTGGCTTGTCCGCTACTGTGTTGGATTTGCTCGGACAGTGCTTGTCTAGAAAACCTAGTGAAGTGAAG GCAAGATATGAAGATCTTGTTGAGGGAGATAATGCAGACACTTCAAAGAATGAGTACATGGAAAGTTCTTTAGATTTATATCTTGCCAAAGATCTTGATGCTGCTCTGGATTCTTTTGATAATCTATTTTGCCGTCGATGTCTT GTCTTTGATTGTAGATTACATGGATGTTCACAGGATCTAATTTTTCCT GCTGAAAAACAATTACCATGGTACAGCTCCAATGCAGATATGGAGCCCTGTGGACCAAATTGCTTCAGCCTG GCCAAAAAGTTCGAAAGTAATGCTACAGTGATCTCTCCTCAGTGtgctagtcatggagaaaaatCTGTCCTGCCATCTGATGTCGCTAATAATACTCAGATGCCAGGTAGGAAGCATGTGTCAAGAAGATTGAAGTCTTCACAAGGTGAAGGTGCTCCAAATGCAAAAAACATCTCTGAGAGCAGTGATTCAGAGATTAGACCCGTGAATGATGTGACTTCTAATGAGCGCTCTTCATCTCCATCAAAAAGCAAATCTGACAGTAAAGATGGCAGCAACAAAAGGAACAGCAAGCGAATAGCTGAACATGTTCTAGTTGccattaagaaaagaaagaagaaaatggaagtaTTAGAATCTGACTCTGTTGCAAGTGGAAGTCTAGGTTCCAAAGATTTGAATCTTCATTCtatttcaagaaaggaaaacgAAGATGCGAGTCCATCTTCACAAAAAGCACAATGTCATAGCGCAAAAAAGTCTAGGAGGAAAAACTCTCCAGCTTTAGACAGTAAAAATTCTTTGCAAGGCAAGGCGTTTGGTTGCCAATTGATTGAAGCTAGCAGTGAAAAGCCTGCAACAAATTGTGATGACGCATTGAGGAAAAATGAATATGTGGGTGAGAATAACTGCAAACAAGAAATAGATGGTACTAAATCTTGGAGACCCATTGAAAAGGCTCTCTTTGAAAAGGGTCTAGAAATGTTTGGTAGAAGCAG CTGTTTGATTGCTCGAAATCTCATGAATGATTTGAAGACGTGCTGGGAGGTTTTCCAGTATATGAACAATTCCGGGAATAAGCTATTATCTGGAGCAGGTGATGGGATGGATGACATTCTTGAAGGTGGTTCCAACGGTGATGGTCAGGAAATCATG GGTAATGAACCGCGAAGAAGATCCAGATTTTTACGTAGGAGAGGCAGAGTTCGCCGATTAAAATACACGTGGAAATCCGCTGGATACCATGCAATTAGGAAACGGATTTCTGAGAGGAAGGATCAACCCTGTCGGCAGTTTAATCCATGTGGCTGTCAAGGCCCTTGTGGGAAGGAGTGTTCCTGCATTGTAAATGGGACCTGCTGTGAAAAATATTGTGG ATGCCCAAAGAGTTGCAAGAACAGGTTTCGGGGCTGTCATTGCGCCAAAAGTCAGTGTAGAAGCCGTCAATGCCCTTGCTTTGCTGCAGGCAGGGAATGTGATCCTGATGTTTGTCGAAATTGTTGGATCAG TTGTGGCGATGGTACTCTTGGGGTTCCTCCGCAAAGAGGTGATAGTCATGAATGCAGGAATATGAAGCTACTTCTCAAACAGCAACAAAGG GTTCTTCTTGGAAGATCTGATGTTTCTGGCTGGGGCGCTTTCTTGAAG AATACTGTTGGAAAGCATGAATATCTTGGGGAGTACACAGGTGAATTAATTTCACACCGTGAAGCTGACAAGCGTGGCAAGATTTATGATCGTGAAAATTCTTCATTTCTCTTCAATCTTAATGATCAG TTTGTGCTTGATGCACATCGGAAGGGTGATAAACTAAAATTCGCGAATCATTCTCCCGTTCCAAATTGCTATGCAAAG GTCATGATGGTGGCTGGAGATCACAGAGTTGGTATCTTCGCCAATGAAAGAATTTGCGCTGGAGAAGAACTCTTTTACGATTATCGTTATGAGCCAGACAGTGCACCCGCCTGGGCAAGGAAGCCCGAGGCATCTGGTACTAGGAAAGAGGATGCTGCTCCTTCAAGTGGTCGTGCTAGGAAGCATACATAA